Genomic segment of Acidimicrobiia bacterium:
CGAAGTCGTCGCGATGGCGGCGTCTTGCCTGATCAAGCTGACCGATAGCGTTCTCCGAAACGGTGCCTGCCACCGCGTTGGCGGCAACAGTGGGCATGCGGACCAGTCCTCGTGCGCGACGAACCCACTGTGATGCGAGGCGTCCGGTCACCCGTGCCGCCCTCCGGAGCCACCCTGTGGTGGTGAGTCCGTGCCGGACATCGGCGATACCACGGCGGTCGTACTCGGCAATTCGCAACAGCCATTCGGCGTGGCTGGCGTCTATGTGCTGTTTCAGGGCAACGATCGAGTTTTCAAGATCGATGTCCGATACGACGGCGAGTTCCTCGTTGAGCGCTTCGAGATCACGCGTCGTGTCCCGAGCGGGGAAGCTGCCGGTTCCGAAGAGCTCACCCGATGGTCGGGTCTGAGTCTTCATGCATGTATGGTATCGAACATATGTTCGATTGTCAAGAGGGCTCTGGAGGCACCAGTTGACCGAAGCGGCGCTGAACCCTGCGGTAGACCGGTTCGAGGACCTCGACGAGGAAGAACAAGACGAATACCGCGACGACCTGCGGACATTCACCCGGTTGTATTCGTTTCGGAGCCAGGTCGCCACCTGGACCGACCTCGACCTCGAGAAGTGGTACATCTACTGTCGGGCCCTGCTCCTGAAACTGAAAGACCACCGAGGCTCGGCGATCGATGTTTCCGATCAGGTCGAACTCACCCACCTCGTAAAACGGTACGACTGGTTCGTGGTTGCCCCGGCCCTCCGACGAAGCCTTGGGGTGTGTTGTCGACGCCCCCTCCTCCGCTGATGCCAGCTTGCGGGGATTCCTTGTCACCCGTTTTGGTGGAGATGTGCGTCTCAGTACATGAGAATGCGTTTGCGGAGGGCTCTTTGACGATCGATGACGACACCAGAAGCGATCTTGTGCCCGTTGACGACTTCGCCATGCCTGTTGGCGCCGTATTCGAGGACTTCGAGGTCTTCTACGCACGGGAGTTCCGACCGGTCGTAGGGCTTGCCTTCGTCATCTCGGGAAGCAGGTCTGGAGCCGAGGATCTCGCCCAGGACGCTTTTGCCAAGGCGTATCGCCGATGGGACGAAGTCGGTCGCTACGACAATCCCGGAGCGTGGGTGAGAACCGTCGTGGCCAACCACGCGGTGTCGGCGTGGCGGCGACGGAAGGCCGAGGCGCGGGCCATGCTTCGAGTCGGCTCGTCCCAGCGCGCGATCCCTGAGTTGTCACCGGATGCGACCGCGACTTGGGCAGCCGTGCGGAGCCTTCCGAAGCGTCAAGCCCAGGCGATCGCGTTGCGCTACTACGACGGCAGCTCGATCGCTGAGATCGCGCACATGCTCGACTGTTCCGAGAACACGGTCAAGACCCATCTCCAACGCGCCAGACGCGCGCTCAACCAAGCACTCACAGAAAGGGACACGCAATGAGGACCATCGAAGACCGACTGACCGAGGCGAGCCGAGAAGCCCGAGCCGCCGTCGAGACGACCGAACCCCGGCCAGTGGCTACCGTGCGCGCTCAAAGGCGTCGACAGCGCCTGCTGGCGGGTGCGACAGCGACCGCAATGGTGTTTGGGGCCTTCGCCGCGACCGCCCTGATCATCGGAACCGAGGTGGACGCCGGGCTGGCTCCCGGTGCGGGAGGCGTTGCCCCGCCGACCACGCTCGGCACGGAGGCATCGGATGTGACCGGGGCAACCACCACGACGGTGCCACCGACCGAACCGTTGACGAGCATCCCGAACGCACCTCAGCTGGCGCTCGGCTTGACGGATTGGACGGTGGTGATGGTTGCCGGTGACGGGAGTGGGGACGGATCGTGGAGCCTCGTCTACAGCGAGGGCGTATCCGCGGCAGCCTGGAACGAAGGCGAGAACGGGCAGGGCGAGGAAGGGCCACGAGTCGTGATCGAGGTGATCAGCGACCAGCCCGGATCCGAACCGGGAGAGTTCTTCGACCAGGCCGTTGCCTCATACAGCGACAATGAGGATCTCGGCATCGTGATGACGGGAACGAGAGCCGAGGCTCTGGCTTACGCGACCACCGACTTGAACACCGGGACAGCCGGCTTCACCTTTGTGTGGCGATCCTCTGCGACGAGCGTTGCCGTAGTCACCGCATTCGTCGACTCGTTCGAGGAGGCGACCCGGATCGTCGGCGCCATCACCGAAGTGTCGGACTGGGAGTGGAACGAGATCTTCTACGGCTATGAGGATGCCGTCGCCGGTACCGGCGAGCAGTACCCCACGACCACGACGATGGTGGAGGACGGCAGCTGACCACGATCGACCACGGTGTATCTGCGTACCCAGGGTTCCCGTTCAACAGAAAGGTCAACTACAGCCCACAGAACGAGCAGCCCACAGAATGCGGTGTTCCGTGGGCCAGAATGTACCTTTTAGTCGAACGGGAACCCTGGGTACGCGTGTACGCGCGCACGCGCTATGGCTTGATGTCGCCTTCGATCCACTCGACGCGGTGGTCGGCTTCGATGAAGCGGATGGTGCCGGAGCGGGACCGCATGATGACCGAATGCGTGGTCGTGTGTACACCGCCGAACCGAACGCCGTTCAGCATCGAGCCGGTCGTCACCCCTGTCGCCGCGAAGAAGGTGTCGTCGGAATTGACGAGGTCCCTCGTGGTGAGGACCTTGTCGAGATCCAGGTCGTGCTCGGCGGCGTATTGGCGTTCCGAATCGTCACGCGGCCACAGCTTGCATTGGATTTCCCCTCGCATCGCGGCCATGGCGCACGCTGAGGTCACCGCCTCCGGCGAGCCGCCGATCCCCATCAGGATATCGATCCCCGTGCCGTGCAGCGCGGCAGAGATCGACCCTTGGATATCGCCGTCCCCGATCAGGGAGATTCGCCCACCGGCAGCCCTGATCGCGTCGATGTATGGCTGGTTGCGCGGACGGTCCAATACCACCACGGTCACATCCGAAATCTGTTTGTTGAGCGCCTTGGCAACGGCGGCGAGGTTGTGCTCGACCGGAGCGTTGATGTCGACCTTGCCGACCGCGGCCTCTCCGACGGCGAGCTTGTCCAT
This window contains:
- a CDS encoding SigE family RNA polymerase sigma factor, with the translated sequence MTIDDDTRSDLVPVDDFAMPVGAVFEDFEVFYAREFRPVVGLAFVISGSRSGAEDLAQDAFAKAYRRWDEVGRYDNPGAWVRTVVANHAVSAWRRRKAEARAMLRVGSSQRAIPELSPDATATWAAVRSLPKRQAQAIALRYYDGSSIAEIAHMLDCSENTVKTHLQRARRALNQALTERDTQ
- the glpX gene encoding class II fructose-bisphosphatase, producing MQVASYLPDRNLALELVRVTEAAAISAARVQGRGNKEIVDQAAVDAMRQVLSRTSLDGIVVIGEGEKDEAPMLYNGERVGNGSLPQVDVAVDPVDGTRLTAEGRGGALAVIALAERGSMYAPGSLVYMDKLAVGEAAVGKVDINAPVEHNLAAVAKALNKQISDVTVVVLDRPRNQPYIDAIRAAGGRISLIGDGDIQGSISAALHGTGIDILMGIGGSPEAVTSACAMAAMRGEIQCKLWPRDDSERQYAAEHDLDLDKVLTTRDLVNSDDTFFAATGVTTGSMLNGVRFGGVHTTTHSVIMRSRSGTIRFIEADHRVEWIEGDIKP